Proteins encoded by one window of Bacillus solimangrovi:
- a CDS encoding DUF4871 domain-containing protein has product MPRELTTLVILLFISSILIACNENTVATNENMEDWKESPIFESDNYTMIGEQERLAFIYGDETVKFLPNKVNKYMWHFWGTEEEFNGSLTVIATHEVSNEQVTVVEDQILGGPNNGADKHVPSIMSLPKSGMWKLDAYIGENLFGSVFVKVHNE; this is encoded by the coding sequence ATGCCTAGGGAGTTGACTACTTTAGTAATATTATTATTTATTTCGTCAATTTTAATTGCTTGTAATGAGAATACAGTAGCAACAAATGAAAACATGGAGGATTGGAAAGAGAGTCCTATATTTGAGTCTGATAATTATACAATGATAGGTGAACAAGAGCGATTAGCATTTATTTATGGCGATGAAACTGTAAAGTTCCTTCCTAATAAAGTTAATAAATATATGTGGCATTTCTGGGGGACTGAAGAAGAGTTCAATGGTAGTTTAACAGTTATAGCTACTCATGAAGTAAGTAATGAACAAGTTACTGTTGTAGAAGACCAAATTTTAGGTGGACCTAATAATGGTGCAGACAAACATGTTCCTTCGATAATGTCGCTTCCGAAAAGTGGAATGTGGAAGTTAGATGCGTATATTGGAGAAAACTTATTTGGAAGTGTATTTGTGAAAGTTCACAATGAATAA
- a CDS encoding TrkH family potassium uptake protein, protein MLKRILKEESHLYFKKRLTSVQIIILFYLGAVTISTLLLSLPIAHNPGVDLSFIDALFTAASAVSVTGLTVVNTAETFSGVGAFIIAVVLQIGGVGVMTLGTFIYMILGKKIGLKQRQLIRIDHNQSTLSGLVKLMRQIVGLILLIELVGAIILSLYYLKYFPTVKEAIIQGTFASISATTNGGFDITGSSLVPFANDYFVQFITIILIILGAIGFPVLIEVKEFLFRSKEDRIFFRFSLFAKLTTVTYFLLIIVGVVAIGLFEWNHFFAGKEWHQGLFYALFQSISTRSAGLSTMDVSEFSEATQLVLSSLMFIGASPSSVGGGIRTTTFALTILFFWNFSRGKHSIKIFRREVHESDMRKALVVPLVGVMMCTIAVIILVAIEDFLLMEIIFEVCSAFGTTGLSMGITPDLSTIGKLILIFLMFVGRIGILSFLFMIKGKDTKPEAYRYPKEHIIIG, encoded by the coding sequence ATGTTAAAACGAATATTAAAGGAAGAATCCCATCTATATTTTAAGAAACGATTGACCAGTGTACAAATCATCATTTTGTTTTACCTTGGAGCTGTGACGATTTCAACGTTATTGTTGAGCTTACCGATTGCACATAATCCTGGTGTAGACTTGTCATTTATTGATGCACTATTCACTGCAGCTAGTGCAGTTAGCGTAACGGGGCTAACTGTTGTCAACACCGCAGAGACATTCTCGGGTGTAGGTGCATTCATTATCGCCGTTGTTTTACAAATTGGTGGCGTCGGGGTCATGACACTCGGAACGTTCATTTATATGATACTAGGTAAAAAAATTGGTTTGAAGCAGCGACAGTTGATTCGAATTGACCATAACCAATCAACATTGTCAGGTCTAGTAAAGTTAATGAGGCAAATTGTCGGACTGATCTTATTGATTGAACTAGTTGGGGCAATTATTCTGAGTTTGTATTATTTGAAGTATTTTCCGACCGTGAAAGAGGCAATTATTCAAGGGACATTTGCTTCGATTAGTGCAACGACGAATGGTGGATTTGATATTACAGGTTCATCACTAGTCCCATTTGCAAATGATTACTTCGTACAGTTTATAACGATCATTCTTATAATACTCGGAGCGATTGGGTTTCCAGTATTAATTGAAGTGAAAGAATTTTTGTTTCGTTCAAAAGAAGATCGGATCTTTTTCCGCTTTTCATTGTTTGCTAAGCTTACGACAGTAACGTATTTCCTATTAATTATTGTCGGGGTCGTTGCGATAGGGTTATTTGAGTGGAATCATTTCTTTGCAGGGAAAGAATGGCATCAAGGTTTGTTTTATGCGTTATTTCAATCGATATCAACGAGAAGTGCAGGGTTATCTACAATGGATGTTAGTGAATTCAGTGAAGCAACACAGCTTGTGCTTAGTAGTTTAATGTTTATTGGAGCGTCACCATCAAGTGTTGGGGGAGGCATACGAACGACGACATTTGCATTGACGATTCTGTTCTTCTGGAATTTTTCACGTGGAAAGCATTCGATTAAAATCTTTCGTCGTGAAGTTCATGAAAGTGATATGCGCAAAGCACTTGTCGTACCGTTAGTAGGCGTGATGATGTGTACGATAGCGGTTATTATTTTAGTAGCGATTGAGGATTTTTTACTTATGGAGATTATCTTCGAGGTGTGTTCAGCATTTGGAACAACAGGGCTGTCAATGGGGATTACACCCGATCTTTCAACAATCGGAAAGCTCATTCTCATCTTTCTAATGTTTGTTGGACGGATCGGTATCCTATCCTTCCTGTTTATGATTAAAGGGAAAGATACGAAACCAGAAGCTTATCGTTATCCGAAAGAACATATTATTATTGGTTAA
- a CDS encoding potassium channel family protein, translating to MREYRQIVVAFLGVTVVVFIGTLGYMYFEDLNVFDSLWLTMVTVLTVGYGDVYPVTPEGKTFTLVLVPLGVGVATYGVGSFAALILEGRLSNTVGRKRMKKKMSQLHNHVIICGLGRVGREVLKQLELQGIPFVIVEKDEQLLEKHKQDRLYVKGDATVDQTLLEAGIERASGLIAALPGDADNVFISLTAKGLNKNIQVVSRVDRVESEEKLFRAGADHVVNTSSIGGIRMALSFLKPNSVEYLDVLFEANNQFFGVEEICVAEQSEVAGLSLRQCNIRNRFGVTVVAIKRSDDFLTHPSADDVLTAADMVIAFGTQSNLKQFERALTKKNELSKK from the coding sequence ATGAGAGAATATCGACAAATTGTTGTAGCGTTTCTCGGTGTGACTGTCGTAGTGTTCATTGGAACGTTAGGTTATATGTATTTTGAAGACTTAAACGTTTTTGATTCGTTATGGTTAACAATGGTTACGGTCTTAACAGTTGGATATGGTGATGTATATCCAGTAACACCTGAAGGGAAAACATTCACTTTAGTACTCGTCCCATTAGGCGTTGGGGTTGCGACATACGGTGTTGGTTCGTTTGCAGCACTAATATTAGAAGGAAGATTGAGTAATACTGTTGGGAGGAAGAGAATGAAGAAGAAAATGTCCCAATTACATAATCATGTCATTATATGCGGTCTCGGTCGTGTTGGACGAGAGGTACTTAAACAGTTAGAGCTGCAAGGGATCCCATTCGTTATTGTAGAGAAGGATGAGCAGTTGCTTGAAAAACATAAACAGGATAGACTCTATGTAAAAGGTGATGCGACTGTTGACCAAACACTACTTGAAGCAGGTATTGAGCGGGCAAGTGGATTAATTGCGGCTTTACCAGGTGATGCTGATAATGTGTTCATTTCACTTACTGCAAAGGGGTTAAATAAAAATATACAAGTCGTAAGTCGAGTTGACAGAGTTGAATCTGAAGAGAAGCTATTTCGAGCTGGGGCAGACCATGTTGTCAATACGTCAAGTATTGGAGGCATCCGAATGGCACTGTCTTTTTTGAAGCCGAATAGTGTAGAATATTTAGATGTACTATTTGAAGCAAATAATCAATTTTTTGGTGTAGAAGAAATTTGTGTTGCGGAACAATCTGAAGTTGCAGGGTTGTCATTAAGACAATGTAATATTCGTAACCGCTTCGGTGTAACGGTTGTTGCGATTAAGCGTAGCGATGACTTCCTAACGCATCCGAGTGCAGATGATGTGTTGACAGCGGCTGATATGGTGATTGCATTCGGTACACAATCTAACCTAAAACAGTTCGAACGTGCCTTAACAAAAAAGAATGAGCTATCGAAGAAATAG
- a CDS encoding (deoxy)nucleoside triphosphate pyrophosphohydrolase, which translates to MMKSVKVVGAIIENDRDEILCAKRSKTMTLPNLWEFPGGKIEEHETPEEALIREISEELDCTITVFDQVEDTTHTYDSIIVQLITFKARITNGTPVAREHAELRWVHHNKLTVLEWAAADIPAVEKLVQMS; encoded by the coding sequence GTGATGAAATCTGTTAAAGTTGTCGGTGCAATCATCGAAAATGACCGAGACGAAATCCTTTGTGCAAAACGTAGTAAAACGATGACCTTACCAAACCTGTGGGAATTCCCTGGTGGCAAAATTGAGGAGCATGAAACACCAGAAGAGGCACTCATACGTGAAATTTCAGAAGAGCTAGACTGTACAATTACCGTATTCGATCAAGTTGAAGACACAACACATACATATGATTCCATAATTGTACAACTGATTACGTTCAAAGCTAGAATTACGAACGGTACACCAGTTGCTCGTGAACATGCTGAATTACGCTGGGTACATCATAACAAGCTAACTGTTCTTGAATGGGCAGCAGCCGACATTCCAGCAGTTGAGAAGTTAGTTCAAATGAGTTAA
- a CDS encoding TcaA 3rd/4th domain-containing protein, whose product MKYCHKCGQQLKNEYTYCTECGTKQHELTEIKAQPQLEQHIESKPIKKPRKPLSRKSKVLIGSTFVLVTVLFIMFKMTSNLYDPLQDVKALDAAVMKQDREAFFSIVEVNEDALLDEESYLFYLLENDWDKIRNDLVKAISEDEDLPFGQSITDRSGNKIFVLKKKNESFWGFDQYTIEAVPIRVVVKSNYPMTRFNLDGVAQLVEEADKRTELVRAYPGRYELSAIAENEFGQFKLSKGSVDVVGNGTNKEQFLFSFPERVYTWKADVEGAILFVNGQSTGKTLEDYRTLGPFPNKEVSMHAEWENSDGTVFKSEHVTANDAIWRTLHFKFEQEAIEAQKAVQAMLTEESSS is encoded by the coding sequence GTGAAATATTGTCATAAGTGTGGCCAACAATTAAAGAACGAGTATACATATTGCACTGAATGTGGAACGAAGCAGCACGAGTTAACTGAAATTAAAGCACAGCCACAATTAGAACAACACATTGAAAGTAAACCAATCAAGAAACCGAGAAAACCACTTTCACGAAAGAGTAAGGTGTTAATTGGAAGTACGTTTGTATTGGTTACTGTCTTGTTTATTATGTTTAAAATGACATCGAACCTTTATGATCCGTTGCAGGATGTGAAAGCGCTTGATGCTGCAGTAATGAAACAGGACAGAGAAGCTTTCTTTTCCATTGTGGAAGTCAATGAGGACGCGTTATTAGATGAAGAAAGTTATTTATTTTATTTGCTTGAGAATGATTGGGATAAGATTCGAAATGATTTAGTGAAAGCAATAAGTGAAGATGAGGATTTACCATTTGGTCAATCTATTACAGATCGTAGTGGTAATAAGATCTTTGTTTTGAAGAAGAAAAATGAATCATTTTGGGGGTTTGATCAATATACGATTGAGGCAGTGCCAATTCGAGTCGTTGTAAAATCAAATTATCCGATGACTAGATTTAATCTAGATGGAGTAGCACAATTAGTAGAAGAAGCAGACAAACGTACCGAGCTTGTTCGTGCTTATCCAGGTAGATATGAACTATCAGCTATAGCAGAGAATGAATTTGGACAGTTCAAGTTATCAAAAGGATCTGTTGACGTTGTTGGTAATGGCACAAATAAGGAACAGTTCCTGTTTTCATTTCCTGAACGTGTATATACGTGGAAAGCGGATGTTGAAGGAGCTATCCTCTTCGTAAATGGTCAAAGTACAGGGAAAACATTAGAAGATTATCGTACGCTCGGTCCATTTCCGAACAAGGAAGTGAGTATGCATGCAGAATGGGAAAATAGTGATGGTACAGTATTCAAATCAGAGCATGTAACAGCAAATGATGCTATTTGGAGAACCTTACATTTTAAATTTGAGCAAGAAGCGATCGAGGCACAAAAAGCTGTTCAAGCGATGTTAACAGAAGAAAGCTCAAGTTAA
- a CDS encoding ABC transporter permease: MNIVNKLTIRHLKENKRRTLVTILGIIISVAMVTAVATLATSFMDVAQRNQIADYGEWHVRYNDVNQEQLEAIKEDEETKSVILSNDVGFAQFEESKNKHRPYFFVKAFNKEGFKQLPIKVVDGRLPKSTDEVVISKGINSIDGVTYDIGDQITMEVGERYTLDGSGPIDENLSLIREEGKSVEILKNTQQKTYTVVGEIEPPKWKDPFIPGYIVINYLDENLIGTNHTLDASVAVNKVNQSIYDYTTSFAQENKIQSVLYHTDLLAFYGVSNDEGLKKTMVLLTAIIIGVIIAGSVALIYNAFAISISERARHLGMLSSVGTTKKQKRNSVLFEGLIVGLISIPIGIIFGVIGIGITLSSTNSIFLEVFDIEEKLNLIVTPLSILIACGISIITIFISAYLPARKASKISAIDAIRQTQDVKLSGKKVKTSKLVRKLFGIQAEIGLKNLKRNKRRYQVTIFSLVISIVLFLTVSFFTDNMQKSIELKMQTLNDYDIQVGTIVENSDLLTSVSTLEDVTNYNIVKSFSLNTWIDEDKVPADSKQQYFDINDDGKRLYHVNVQALDEASFQNYAQSVNADVERFADATKPAAILIDTFNYKDREAKKIIESTSILAEPGMKIDLINKDFETEEETFVNSIEIASVAENYSIGNATSGYGSFVIIVPESLMEQLVPVDYKREVFADLFLSSSDPMKTQVEIEEFGETDITIDNKTGQRLNTERVVLLMEVFSYGFTILITAISVANIFNTISTSIALRKREFAMLKSIGMTPKEFNKMINYESIFYAIKSLLYGLPISIAIMYFIHRAIANTIIYKFTLPWVDIIIVIITIFMIVGAAMLYSSSKVKKENIIDALKMENI; this comes from the coding sequence ATGAATATTGTAAATAAATTAACGATTAGACATTTAAAGGAAAATAAGAGGCGCACACTCGTTACCATTTTAGGTATCATCATTTCTGTTGCAATGGTGACAGCTGTTGCAACACTTGCAACGTCCTTTATGGATGTGGCACAAAGAAATCAAATAGCTGATTATGGAGAATGGCATGTTCGTTATAACGATGTCAATCAAGAGCAGCTAGAAGCTATTAAAGAAGATGAAGAAACAAAATCAGTCATTCTATCTAATGATGTTGGATTTGCACAGTTTGAAGAATCCAAAAATAAACATAGGCCTTATTTTTTTGTGAAGGCATTTAATAAAGAAGGATTTAAACAGCTTCCAATAAAGGTAGTTGATGGGAGGCTCCCAAAATCAACTGATGAAGTCGTAATTTCAAAAGGTATTAATTCAATAGATGGTGTCACATACGATATTGGTGATCAGATAACAATGGAGGTTGGAGAAAGATATACGTTGGATGGTTCTGGCCCTATTGATGAAAATCTATCGTTAATACGAGAAGAAGGAAAATCAGTCGAAATATTAAAAAATACACAACAGAAAACCTATACAGTAGTAGGGGAAATTGAACCTCCAAAATGGAAAGACCCTTTTATTCCAGGTTATATCGTTATTAACTATCTAGATGAGAATTTAATTGGAACGAATCATACACTCGATGCATCAGTTGCAGTCAATAAGGTGAATCAATCGATATACGATTATACAACGTCCTTTGCACAAGAAAATAAGATCCAATCTGTTTTATATCATACTGATTTGTTGGCTTTCTACGGAGTATCAAATGACGAAGGTTTGAAAAAGACAATGGTTTTATTAACTGCCATTATTATCGGGGTTATTATAGCTGGATCAGTTGCTTTAATTTATAATGCTTTTGCAATAAGCATCTCTGAACGAGCTCGTCATTTAGGAATGTTAAGTAGTGTAGGAACAACGAAAAAGCAAAAACGAAATTCTGTTCTGTTTGAGGGTTTGATTGTTGGTTTAATTAGTATTCCAATCGGAATAATATTCGGGGTTATTGGAATTGGTATTACACTATCATCTACTAACTCAATATTTCTAGAAGTATTTGATATAGAGGAAAAATTAAACTTAATTGTCACACCGCTATCGATATTAATTGCATGTGGCATTTCAATCATCACGATCTTTATATCTGCCTATTTACCAGCTCGCAAAGCTTCAAAAATATCTGCGATTGATGCAATTCGTCAAACTCAAGATGTTAAATTATCAGGGAAAAAAGTAAAAACATCTAAGCTTGTTCGTAAATTGTTCGGAATTCAGGCTGAAATTGGTTTGAAGAATTTAAAGAGGAATAAAAGAAGGTACCAAGTAACTATCTTTTCCTTAGTGATTAGTATTGTTCTTTTCTTAACAGTATCTTTTTTCACTGATAATATGCAAAAGTCAATCGAGTTAAAAATGCAAACACTTAATGATTATGACATTCAAGTCGGAACAATTGTTGAAAATAGTGATTTATTAACGTCAGTTAGTACACTTGAGGATGTGACGAATTACAATATTGTAAAGTCATTCTCTCTAAATACGTGGATCGATGAGGACAAGGTACCCGCTGATTCTAAACAACAGTATTTTGACATAAATGACGATGGAAAACGACTCTATCATGTAAATGTACAGGCATTAGATGAAGCGAGCTTCCAAAACTATGCACAGTCAGTTAATGCAGATGTTGAAAGGTTTGCTGATGCTACTAAACCAGCTGCGATACTAATCGATACGTTTAACTATAAAGATAGAGAAGCGAAAAAAATTATAGAATCGACATCTATTCTTGCTGAGCCGGGTATGAAAATCGATTTAATTAATAAAGATTTTGAAACAGAGGAAGAAACATTTGTAAATTCTATCGAAATAGCTTCGGTGGCTGAAAATTACTCAATAGGTAATGCAACATCGGGATACGGCTCATTTGTAATTATCGTACCGGAAAGCTTAATGGAACAACTCGTTCCTGTAGATTACAAACGAGAAGTATTTGCTGATCTTTTCTTATCTTCATCTGATCCGATGAAAACACAAGTAGAAATTGAAGAGTTTGGTGAAACGGATATAACTATTGATAATAAAACTGGCCAAAGACTTAATACCGAACGGGTTGTTTTATTAATGGAGGTATTTTCCTACGGATTTACAATTCTCATTACAGCGATATCTGTTGCAAATATTTTCAACACAATTTCAACTAGTATTGCATTACGTAAACGAGAATTTGCGATGTTAAAATCAATTGGAATGACTCCTAAAGAATTCAATAAAATGATTAATTACGAAAGTATCTTTTATGCAATAAAGTCATTGCTATACGGTTTACCGATAAGCATTGCGATCATGTATTTCATTCATCGAGCTATAGCGAACACGATCATCTATAAATTTACATTACCGTGGGTGGATATCATCATTGTCATTATCACGATATTCATGATTGTAGGTGCAGCAATGCTCTATTCAAGTTCAAAAGTTAAAAAAGAAAATATTATCGATGCATTAAAAATGGAAAATATATAG
- a CDS encoding ABC transporter ATP-binding protein, whose amino-acid sequence MEILKIENLSKVYGKGETAVKALDNVSFAVNKGEFVAIIGPSGSGKSTLLHMLGGVDRPSSGNVIVDKTNMYQLNETQLAIFRRRQIGLIYQFYNLIPILTVEENITLPILLDGHKVDKKQLNEIVTSLSLNNRLKHLPNQLSGGQQQRVSIGRALISNPAIMLADEPTGNLDSKNSSEIMDLLKMFNKKYNQTLIVITHDERIALQADRIITIEDGKIAKNEVVRP is encoded by the coding sequence TTGGAAATTTTAAAAATAGAAAATCTGTCTAAAGTGTACGGCAAAGGTGAAACAGCAGTGAAGGCACTAGATAATGTTTCATTTGCAGTCAACAAAGGTGAATTTGTTGCGATTATTGGGCCTTCTGGTTCAGGAAAGTCAACGCTACTTCATATGCTCGGAGGAGTGGACAGGCCTTCAAGCGGGAATGTAATTGTGGACAAAACTAATATGTATCAGCTTAATGAAACTCAACTAGCCATTTTTAGACGTAGACAAATTGGGTTAATCTATCAGTTTTATAACTTAATACCGATCCTAACAGTTGAAGAAAACATTACGTTACCTATCTTACTGGATGGACATAAAGTCGATAAAAAACAGTTGAATGAAATTGTTACCTCGTTAAGCTTAAATAATCGATTAAAGCATCTACCTAATCAACTATCTGGTGGACAACAACAACGAGTGTCTATTGGGAGAGCATTAATTAGTAATCCAGCTATCATGTTAGCCGATGAGCCAACAGGTAATTTGGATAGTAAGAATAGTAGCGAAATCATGGATTTATTAAAAATGTTTAACAAGAAGTATAACCAAACATTAATCGTCATTACACATGATGAGAGGATCGCTTTACAAGCTGATCGAATTATTACAATTGAAGATGGGAAGATTGCCAAAAATGAGGTAGTTCGGCCATGA
- a CDS encoding sensor histidine kinase → MLRHQETRTLLVIMCLITVCVTVLGAFVSFHAMVLVFISCVLLIGSAVFFTSWRYRDIEKLSNYLRQISAGDYTLDVRDNRESELSILKNNIYKVTSMLSEQSALLQKDKSKLTDAISDISHQLKTPLTSMMVMTDLLSDDELPTAKRNEFTHNLRIQIERIEWLVSSLLKLSKIDAGTVQFKKDRVKVEKLIQKALEPVLIPMDIKDQSISIKGEDNVAFTGDLNWTVEAIINILKNCVEHTPENGEITISFSENTLYTEIIITDSGKGIAKQDRPYIFKRFYKGKNANADSIGIGLAIAYSIIKSQNGDIEVQSKEGEGTRFLIKFYKQVI, encoded by the coding sequence TTGCTACGTCATCAAGAGACTCGAACTTTATTAGTCATCATGTGTTTAATCACTGTGTGTGTAACTGTGTTAGGCGCTTTTGTATCTTTTCATGCGATGGTTCTTGTTTTCATAAGTTGTGTTTTGTTAATTGGTAGCGCGGTCTTCTTTACAAGTTGGAGATATCGTGACATCGAAAAGCTCTCAAATTATTTACGCCAAATTAGTGCAGGTGATTATACGCTTGATGTCCGTGATAATCGAGAAAGCGAATTAAGTATTTTAAAGAACAATATTTATAAAGTTACATCAATGCTATCAGAACAGAGTGCTCTCCTTCAAAAAGATAAATCCAAGCTTACAGACGCCATTTCTGATATTTCTCATCAGCTTAAAACCCCGCTTACTTCCATGATGGTGATGACAGATTTATTAAGTGATGATGAACTGCCAACTGCAAAGAGAAATGAATTCACTCATAATCTTCGCATTCAAATTGAACGAATTGAATGGCTTGTTTCTTCATTACTGAAGCTTTCTAAAATTGATGCAGGCACGGTTCAATTCAAAAAAGATCGAGTAAAGGTAGAGAAGCTCATTCAAAAAGCATTAGAGCCAGTTTTGATTCCAATGGACATTAAAGATCAAAGCATTTCTATAAAGGGTGAAGACAACGTCGCTTTTACAGGTGATCTTAATTGGACAGTTGAAGCAATCATCAATATTTTGAAAAACTGTGTGGAACATACGCCTGAAAATGGTGAAATCACTATTTCCTTTTCAGAAAACACGCTGTATACAGAAATCATTATTACGGATAGTGGGAAAGGTATTGCAAAGCAAGATAGACCTTATATTTTTAAACGGTTTTATAAAGGAAAGAATGCTAATGCTGACAGTATCGGTATTGGCCTTGCGATTGCTTATAGCATTATTAAAAGTCAAAATGGTGATATCGAAGTCCAGAGTAAAGAAGGAGAAGGAACACGCTTTCTGATTAAGTTTTACAAACAAGTTATATAA
- a CDS encoding response regulator transcription factor, whose protein sequence is MKILIVEDDKTIASGLEYSLQEASYSTVLCYDVASAKKVLSEQMDQLVLCLFDLSLPDGSGYDLCRIVKGESDVPVIFLTAVDDEVNVVMGLDMGADDYITKPFRVRELLSRIRSVLRRYQKYSQTKSIINVEDVQINTLEGKVYKNEEEITLTALEYRLLLIFANHIGQVLSRNQLLEQIWDVAGDFVNDNTLTVYIKRLREKLEDQPQKPTIIKTVRGLGYRVGD, encoded by the coding sequence ATGAAAATATTAATCGTAGAAGATGATAAAACAATTGCTTCTGGGCTTGAATATTCTTTGCAAGAAGCTAGCTATTCCACTGTTCTTTGTTATGATGTCGCAAGTGCAAAAAAGGTGTTATCAGAACAAATGGATCAACTAGTGTTATGTTTGTTTGATTTATCTCTACCCGATGGTAGCGGATATGATTTGTGCCGAATTGTGAAAGGGGAGAGTGATGTTCCTGTTATTTTTCTAACGGCTGTTGATGATGAGGTGAATGTTGTAATGGGGCTTGATATGGGCGCAGACGATTATATTACAAAGCCGTTTCGCGTACGTGAGCTGCTTTCAAGGATTCGTTCGGTCTTACGTAGGTATCAAAAATATTCTCAGACAAAGTCAATCATTAACGTTGAAGATGTGCAAATTAATACGCTTGAAGGAAAAGTATATAAAAATGAAGAGGAAATCACTTTGACTGCCTTAGAATATCGCCTATTGCTCATCTTTGCTAATCATATCGGCCAAGTTCTTTCAAGGAATCAGCTACTTGAACAAATATGGGATGTCGCAGGGGATTTTGTAAATGATAATACATTGACTGTTTATATAAAAAGGTTACGAGAAAAGCTAGAGGATCAACCCCAAAAACCTACAATCATCAAAACAGTTCGTGGTCTAGGCTATAGAGTGGGTGATTAG
- a CDS encoding MFS transporter: MNLLTNRVFQVILFTDVIQQSAIWIRNIALLFFVMELTDNNPIYVSLLTVIEYAPIFLFSFIGGTLADRWNPKKTMIIGDLASAISILIIIGFVSNGNWQVIFLATLVSSIVSQISQPSSLIIFKRHIPEQMVASAMGIIQSLQALFLIIGPIIGTLIYSWFGLTASLVSITIAFFISSIVLMFLPQENKEQEQTSSSFINEIKEGVQYVKNSKNLMIIAATFLFIGLGIGIVQPLDIFLVVERLGLEKENIQWLYTLAGIGMLLGSVLAVFIGDKLNAERVIVGGLCFLSFSLIIEVSSVWFVLTAFMNFMTGFILATWQTTLRMVVIKLIDEQFLGRANGILTPLFIGGMLIGSAVAGPMVTYTSLIFTYFTAASIIFIAAMISTKLSLQSLSTSELTNTNELPHVSVE, translated from the coding sequence ATGAATTTATTAACGAACAGAGTATTTCAGGTCATTTTATTTACGGACGTTATTCAACAAAGTGCCATTTGGATTCGCAATATTGCCTTGTTGTTTTTTGTAATGGAATTAACAGATAATAATCCGATTTATGTGTCATTATTAACTGTAATTGAATATGCGCCAATCTTTCTATTTTCATTTATTGGGGGAACGTTAGCAGACAGATGGAACCCTAAAAAGACGATGATTATAGGGGATTTGGCGAGTGCAATTTCGATCTTGATTATTATTGGATTTGTCAGCAATGGAAACTGGCAAGTTATTTTCCTAGCAACACTGGTCTCAAGTATTGTTAGTCAAATTTCACAGCCGTCATCGTTGATTATATTCAAAAGGCATATTCCTGAACAAATGGTTGCTTCAGCGATGGGAATCATTCAAAGCTTACAAGCTTTGTTTCTAATTATTGGGCCGATTATTGGAACATTAATCTACAGCTGGTTTGGGCTTACTGCTTCATTAGTCAGCATAACAATCGCATTTTTCATTTCTTCCATTGTGTTAATGTTTCTGCCACAAGAGAATAAAGAGCAAGAACAGACTTCATCAAGCTTTATAAATGAAATAAAAGAAGGCGTTCAATACGTAAAAAATTCAAAAAATCTAATGATTATTGCGGCGACTTTTCTGTTTATTGGATTAGGGATCGGTATTGTGCAACCACTTGATATATTCCTTGTGGTTGAACGATTAGGATTGGAGAAGGAAAACATTCAATGGTTATATACGTTAGCAGGAATCGGTATGCTTCTTGGTAGTGTTCTAGCAGTATTTATTGGAGACAAATTAAATGCAGAACGGGTTATTGTCGGTGGATTATGTTTCTTGTCTTTCTCACTTATCATCGAAGTATCATCGGTTTGGTTTGTATTAACAGCGTTTATGAATTTCATGACAGGCTTCATATTGGCGACGTGGCAAACGACGTTAAGAATGGTAGTCATTAAACTAATAGATGAGCAGTTTTTAGGTAGAGCGAATGGGATTTTAACACCATTGTTTATCGGTGGTATGCTAATCGGATCGGCAGTTGCTGGGCCAATGGTCACTTACACGTCACTCATCTTCACTTATTTCACCGCTGCAAGCATCATTTTCATAGCGGCAATGATTAGCACAAAGCTAAGTTTGCAGAGTCTGTCTACTTCTGAATTAACGAACACAAATGAATTACCTCATGTTTCGGTTGAGTGA